In a genomic window of Bordetella petrii:
- a CDS encoding CaiB/BaiF CoA transferase family protein, whose translation MKYPLEGLTVLDLSHALAGPYCSTLLADFGADVIKIEPPGGGEISRSWGFPLPGGEENEYFTSLHRNKKGIVLDLKHAEGKALLMRMIEQADVVLENFRPGTLDKMGLGYEQARECNPCIIYCSISGFGLDGPYRDRAGMDLIIQAESGMISVTGEAGGRGVRAGVSIADLTGGLNAMIGVLLALRVREKTGEGQSVDISMMEGQMSLLSTILGAYLVTGEVPGPMGTAYKPILPYQTFRTKSRDLALAVGTEKLWKDFCPAMGCPELANDPRYANNRARNQNRQTLIDRLQEILLTKTYEEWEAILADKGIPVGAINNMEELVNHPQVKARGSLVEVDHPRAGKIRMVGVPVRLSKTPGAIRTAAPLLGEHNDEVLRHMLGLSDDQIAALRQTGAFGAPP comes from the coding sequence TTGAAATATCCGCTCGAAGGACTCACGGTGCTCGACCTGTCGCATGCGCTGGCGGGTCCCTACTGCTCTACCCTGCTCGCCGATTTCGGCGCCGACGTCATCAAGATCGAACCGCCGGGCGGTGGCGAGATCTCGCGCTCATGGGGTTTTCCGTTGCCTGGGGGTGAGGAGAACGAGTACTTCACCAGCCTGCACCGCAACAAGAAAGGCATAGTGCTCGATCTGAAACACGCAGAAGGCAAGGCGCTACTCATGCGCATGATAGAGCAGGCCGACGTCGTGCTGGAGAACTTCCGACCTGGCACGCTGGACAAAATGGGGCTGGGCTATGAACAAGCGCGTGAGTGCAATCCCTGCATTATCTACTGCAGCATATCCGGCTTCGGGCTGGACGGCCCCTATCGCGACCGCGCCGGCATGGACCTGATCATCCAGGCAGAAAGCGGAATGATCAGCGTGACGGGCGAAGCCGGTGGCCGGGGCGTACGGGCCGGCGTATCCATCGCCGACCTCACCGGCGGCTTGAACGCCATGATCGGGGTCCTGCTCGCCTTGCGCGTCAGAGAGAAGACCGGCGAAGGCCAATCAGTCGACATCTCCATGATGGAAGGACAGATGTCGCTGCTGAGCACCATCCTCGGCGCCTATCTGGTGACCGGCGAAGTTCCCGGACCGATGGGAACGGCCTATAAGCCCATTCTCCCCTACCAGACCTTCCGCACCAAATCGCGCGACTTGGCACTGGCGGTCGGCACCGAAAAACTGTGGAAGGATTTCTGCCCGGCCATGGGCTGCCCGGAACTGGCCAACGATCCCCGCTACGCCAACAACCGCGCGCGCAACCAGAACCGACAGACGCTCATCGATCGGCTGCAGGAAATATTGCTTACTAAGACTTACGAGGAATGGGAAGCGATCCTGGCCGACAAGGGTATTCCCGTGGGTGCCATCAACAACATGGAAGAACTGGTCAATCATCCGCAGGTCAAGGCGCGCGGCTCACTGGTCGAGGTCGATCACCCGCGAGCAGGAAAGATCCGCATGGTCGGGGTGCCGGTACGCCTTTCCAAGACGCCAGGAGCCATTCGCACGGCGGCCCCGTTACTGGGTGAACACAACGATGAGGTGCTGCGCCATATGCTCGGTTTATCCGACGACCAGATTGCGGCGCTGCGCCAGACCGGCGCATTCGGCGCACCGCCGTAA
- a CDS encoding MaoC/PaaZ C-terminal domain-containing protein has protein sequence MPLNYDLIKNWLFPDVEQAYSEKDSMLYALSVGYGHDPVDQDQLAFVYEKGLKTAPSMPVILGYPGFWMKDPAAGIDWVKLLHVGQALQLHAPIPPAGMVVGRTRVKAIIDKGAEKGALVVQERQILEKISGTLLSTLEQTTLCRGDGGFGAGDSAPKPPPKMPDRAPDSVCDLPTLPQSALFYRLCADPNPVHADPQLARSAGYARPILHGLCSFGVAAHAVLGRCCAYDPLRLASLSVRFSNPVYPGETLRTEIWRSDESVAFRTWSVERNVVVLDHGNATLNV, from the coding sequence ATGCCCCTGAATTACGACCTGATCAAGAACTGGCTCTTTCCGGACGTCGAGCAGGCCTATAGCGAGAAAGACAGCATGCTCTATGCGTTGAGCGTGGGCTACGGGCATGACCCTGTGGACCAAGACCAATTGGCATTCGTCTATGAAAAGGGCCTGAAGACGGCGCCCAGCATGCCGGTGATTCTGGGCTACCCGGGCTTCTGGATGAAGGATCCAGCGGCCGGAATCGACTGGGTCAAACTACTGCATGTGGGGCAAGCCTTGCAATTGCACGCTCCCATTCCTCCTGCGGGCATGGTCGTGGGCCGCACCCGCGTCAAGGCGATCATCGACAAAGGAGCGGAGAAAGGGGCGTTGGTAGTGCAGGAAAGACAAATCCTGGAGAAAATCAGCGGGACGCTGCTCTCCACCCTCGAACAGACCACCCTATGTCGAGGCGACGGCGGTTTCGGCGCAGGCGACTCGGCGCCGAAACCGCCCCCAAAAATGCCGGACCGCGCCCCCGATTCGGTATGCGACCTTCCGACGCTACCCCAGTCCGCCTTGTTCTATCGCCTGTGCGCGGATCCGAACCCGGTGCATGCCGATCCACAGCTGGCGCGTTCGGCCGGATACGCACGTCCGATCCTGCATGGCCTGTGCAGCTTTGGTGTCGCCGCACATGCCGTGCTCGGTCGCTGCTGCGCGTACGACCCGCTGCGACTGGCCAGCTTGTCGGTGCGCTTCTCCAACCCGGTATACCCGGGAGAGACACTGCGCACGGAAATATGGCGCAGCGACGAGTCGGTGGCCTTCCGAACCTGGTCCGTTGAAAGAAATGTCGTGGTGCTGGATCACGGAAACGCAACGCTGAATGTTTGA
- a CDS encoding Bug family tripartite tricarboxylate transporter substrate binding protein: MKKIIDTLSVAIAAVIALFPSPSSAKDYPSHPIRMVVPYSAGGPSDTQARLIGQKLSEILKQSVIVENHAGAAGNIGAGMVANAKPDGYTLLFSSTGPLMVNPHIFSNMPFDPLKDLAPISLISFAPSVLAVNPNVSAANIDELISLLKANPDKYSYASGGEGTTQHLSGELLKDMASLKMNHIPYKGEGPATIDVLGDHVPIIFISVGTGLPNFKRGLLRPLAVTSLHRNPALPDIPTLAESGFPGYEVTAWQGVFAPAGTPRDIINKLNAALRSSVGSPDIAERFTSVGNVSANKTVEEFSAFLQKEVPHWAKLVKQAGVAPIN, encoded by the coding sequence ATGAAGAAAATCATCGACACGCTGAGCGTGGCCATCGCTGCGGTCATTGCGCTGTTCCCATCTCCCTCGAGCGCGAAGGACTACCCATCCCATCCCATACGCATGGTCGTTCCATATTCCGCGGGTGGCCCTTCGGACACCCAGGCGCGGCTGATCGGGCAAAAGCTTTCCGAGATTCTCAAGCAATCCGTGATCGTGGAGAACCACGCCGGGGCCGCCGGGAATATTGGCGCCGGCATGGTGGCCAACGCCAAACCGGATGGATACACGCTGCTGTTTTCCAGTACGGGCCCCTTGATGGTAAATCCCCATATCTTTAGCAATATGCCATTCGACCCGCTCAAGGATCTGGCCCCAATCTCTCTCATATCGTTTGCGCCTTCCGTGCTAGCAGTAAATCCGAACGTGTCCGCCGCGAATATCGACGAACTCATCTCTCTCCTCAAGGCCAATCCCGACAAATACAGCTATGCGTCGGGGGGAGAAGGCACCACCCAGCATCTGTCGGGCGAACTGCTGAAAGATATGGCGAGCCTGAAGATGAATCACATTCCATACAAAGGCGAAGGACCGGCAACGATCGACGTCCTAGGCGACCACGTGCCCATCATATTCATCAGCGTCGGCACCGGTTTACCCAACTTCAAACGGGGCCTGCTCAGGCCGCTGGCGGTGACATCGCTGCATCGAAATCCGGCATTACCCGACATCCCCACTCTGGCCGAGTCCGGTTTTCCCGGTTACGAAGTCACCGCCTGGCAAGGGGTATTCGCGCCGGCCGGCACGCCTCGCGACATCATCAACAAACTCAATGCCGCGCTGAGAAGCAGTGTTGGATCCCCCGATATCGCCGAACGGTTCACGTCCGTGGGTAACGTCTCGGCCAACAAGACGGTGGAAGAATTCTCGGCTTTTCTTCAGAAGGAAGTGCCGCACTGGGCCAAGCTCGTGAAGCAGGCTGGCGTCGCGCCCATCAATTAA
- a CDS encoding Bug family tripartite tricarboxylate transporter substrate binding protein — MRLSINRLLSTIVTVIGLAYGLPSQAAQYPDRPIRLITPYAAGGLSDILARTLANELAKRLGQSVVVENRTGAGGIIATNYVAKSDPDGYTLALVGQGLAAVNPTLHKDLPYDTLRDFAPISMIAKFSMVLVGNPQRPPESVAQMIDMAKKKPGSLNFGSAGNASTAHLMTEMLNDQEGIKMVHVPYKGESAAFTEVIGGRIDVLFGTVGGALPLIQSGKLRPLAIVDTQRNPLMPNVPTIEEAGVKDFNVFGWYGILAPKKAPSEVVNRLAKAFRDISQDPAFQKAMRDRGMESIGSTPAELETLIEDEIQRWSNVIKKVGIQAE; from the coding sequence ATGCGGCTTTCAATAAATAGACTGTTGTCGACGATCGTCACGGTAATCGGCCTGGCTTACGGCCTGCCCAGCCAGGCGGCGCAGTACCCGGATCGACCCATTCGCCTGATTACCCCCTACGCCGCCGGCGGGCTGTCGGACATTCTCGCCAGGACGCTGGCCAATGAATTGGCCAAGCGGCTGGGCCAATCTGTCGTGGTCGAGAATCGCACCGGGGCAGGCGGCATCATTGCCACCAATTACGTCGCGAAATCCGATCCCGACGGCTATACCCTCGCACTCGTGGGCCAAGGCCTGGCCGCGGTCAATCCGACGCTGCACAAAGATCTTCCCTACGACACACTGAGGGACTTCGCCCCGATCTCGATGATCGCCAAATTCTCCATGGTGCTCGTCGGCAATCCGCAGCGCCCCCCCGAAAGCGTCGCGCAGATGATCGACATGGCAAAGAAAAAACCAGGCTCGCTGAACTTCGGCTCGGCAGGCAATGCCTCGACAGCGCACCTGATGACCGAAATGCTGAACGATCAAGAAGGCATAAAAATGGTACACGTCCCGTACAAAGGCGAATCGGCCGCATTCACGGAAGTCATAGGCGGCCGCATCGACGTGCTGTTCGGAACCGTCGGCGGCGCCTTGCCCTTGATTCAGAGCGGCAAGCTCCGCCCCCTGGCCATCGTCGATACGCAACGCAATCCGCTGATGCCGAACGTGCCCACCATCGAAGAAGCCGGCGTCAAGGACTTCAACGTATTCGGCTGGTACGGAATCCTTGCGCCAAAGAAAGCCCCTTCCGAGGTAGTCAATCGCCTTGCCAAGGCATTCAGGGATATCAGCCAGGATCCTGCATTCCAGAAAGCGATGCGGGACCGCGGCATGGAGTCCATCGGGAGCACGCCGGCCGAACTGGAAACCCTCATCGAAGACGAGATCCAGCGCTGGAGCAACGTCATCAAGAAGGTCGGCATCCAGGCCGAATAG
- a CDS encoding CaiB/BaiF CoA transferase family protein, translating into MTINQSTSPLDDYDMSKALLDDFPEHTPRPPGADSALQNIRVVDFTHYIAGPFATAIMADMGADVVKIEFPGKGDDFRQYPPVNAEIGGGAPFLWCNRNKRSIAIDLKSPHGKAVAMDLIAKADVVVENFSTGVMEKLGLGYETCKKLNPALIFCSISAYGREGAYADRLGFDPIAQAESGFVSMNGYPDRDGVRALSPVMDISTAMMASNAILGALVYKTRTGKGQFVEVPLFHNAVLMTGYAPLQHLFTGREPQRPGNTSPDTCPSGVFHASDRPFFINCGSTAIFQRLLTQVMDLPQMAADPAYATNKDRLEKKEEIFALLQEQFSKQPWDYWKVRMREIGVPNGEIRSVGDAIRSPEARECNIVTRIPHPAIGWIPNVALPIKYRDTPLVDPVAAPMIGQETEAVLADWLGYDDAAIRKLKLDGAFGST; encoded by the coding sequence ATGACTATCAATCAGAGTACGAGCCCGCTGGACGACTATGACATGTCCAAGGCTCTCTTGGACGATTTTCCCGAACACACGCCGCGCCCGCCCGGCGCCGATTCGGCGTTGCAGAATATACGCGTGGTCGATTTCACGCATTACATTGCCGGCCCTTTTGCCACGGCTATCATGGCCGATATGGGCGCCGACGTCGTCAAGATCGAGTTTCCGGGCAAAGGCGACGATTTTCGCCAGTATCCGCCAGTCAACGCGGAAATAGGCGGCGGGGCGCCCTTTCTCTGGTGCAATCGCAACAAGCGCAGTATTGCCATCGACCTGAAATCCCCGCACGGCAAGGCAGTGGCCATGGACTTGATTGCCAAAGCCGATGTCGTCGTCGAGAATTTCTCGACCGGCGTCATGGAAAAACTCGGGCTGGGCTATGAAACGTGCAAGAAACTCAACCCGGCCTTGATCTTCTGCTCGATTTCCGCTTACGGAAGAGAAGGCGCCTACGCGGATCGCCTGGGCTTCGACCCGATCGCCCAGGCGGAAAGCGGCTTTGTCTCGATGAATGGCTACCCCGACCGGGATGGCGTGCGCGCGCTCTCTCCCGTCATGGACATCAGTACCGCCATGATGGCCTCCAATGCGATCCTCGGCGCACTGGTCTACAAAACACGGACGGGCAAGGGACAATTTGTGGAAGTGCCCCTGTTCCACAATGCCGTATTGATGACGGGCTACGCCCCGCTGCAGCACCTGTTCACAGGCAGGGAACCCCAACGTCCGGGAAATACCAGCCCGGACACTTGCCCATCGGGTGTGTTTCATGCCAGTGACCGTCCCTTCTTCATCAACTGCGGCAGTACGGCAATATTTCAGCGCCTGCTGACCCAGGTGATGGATCTGCCTCAAATGGCGGCCGACCCCGCCTACGCCACGAACAAGGACAGATTGGAAAAGAAAGAGGAAATTTTTGCCTTGCTGCAAGAACAATTCTCGAAACAGCCTTGGGACTATTGGAAGGTACGCATGCGCGAGATCGGCGTGCCAAACGGAGAAATCCGCAGCGTGGGAGACGCCATACGCTCGCCGGAAGCACGAGAATGCAACATCGTCACTCGTATTCCGCATCCGGCCATCGGCTGGATACCCAATGTGGCGCTCCCCATCAAGTACCGGGACACGCCGCTGGTCGACCCCGTTGCCGCGCCCATGATAGGCCAAGAGACAGAAGCCGTGCTGGCCGACTGGCTAGGATACGACGACGCGGCGATCCGGAAACTGAAACTCGATGGCGCCTTCGGATCCACGTGA
- a CDS encoding MaoC/PaaZ C-terminal domain-containing protein: MSTPSPAPRGLYFEDFSVDQEFVSPARTVTLTDIVNFACLSGDFNEVHTNFEYCKTTQFGSPIAHGPLVYAIMGGLQYASGINDGTLLALLQITDWKMLNVVQHGDTIRLHSRVLAKKETSKQDRGVVTFRRQCIKQDGVVAQEMTATLLYRRRPN, encoded by the coding sequence ATGAGCACCCCTTCTCCCGCTCCGCGTGGCCTGTATTTTGAAGACTTCAGCGTCGACCAGGAATTCGTCAGCCCTGCGCGTACGGTAACGCTGACCGACATCGTCAATTTCGCCTGCCTGTCCGGCGATTTCAACGAGGTCCATACCAATTTCGAATATTGCAAGACGACGCAGTTCGGATCGCCTATCGCACATGGCCCGCTGGTGTACGCGATCATGGGCGGGCTGCAATATGCAAGCGGCATCAATGACGGCACCCTGCTGGCGCTGCTGCAAATCACCGACTGGAAGATGCTGAACGTGGTACAGCATGGCGACACCATTCGCCTTCATTCGCGAGTGCTGGCCAAGAAAGAAACCAGCAAGCAAGACCGCGGCGTGGTGACCTTCCGGCGCCAGTGCATCAAGCAGGACGGCGTCGTCGCGCAGGAAATGACCGCCACGCTGCTGTATCGCCGCCGCCCGAACTGA
- a CDS encoding thiolase C-terminal domain-containing protein, producing the protein MKTPASLKNKVAIVGVGESDIGHVPHMTGLGLNAQAAKRALDDAGLKVSDIDGVLTAYSFTEPYFMLGSVLCEYLGVTPRFNASMVVGGASPAIMLKHAAEAIASGQAETILVCAGENRATGQTRDATIATLMAVGHPYFEQPYGTSIPGFYAMIAQRHMHEYGTTREQLAHVAVNTRNHALLHPNAHMKKPSTLEQVLTAKPIADPLGMLDCCLISDAGGAFIVTSAERAADLKAKPVYLQGIGEFHTHEHLMCAPSLTEFGATESGRTAYEMAGLTPGDIDLAELYDCFTIVPILELEELGFCKPGEGGAFFEAGHARIGGKLPINTHGGMLSHAHAGAAGGLFGIVEAVRQLRGGLGPRQVENAEVALVHNEGGILSSHCTLILANEKG; encoded by the coding sequence ATGAAAACTCCAGCTTCTCTCAAGAACAAAGTCGCCATCGTCGGCGTCGGCGAATCGGATATCGGCCACGTTCCCCACATGACCGGCCTTGGACTGAACGCCCAGGCAGCCAAGCGGGCGCTGGACGATGCGGGCCTGAAAGTCTCGGACATCGACGGCGTGCTGACCGCCTATTCGTTTACCGAGCCCTATTTCATGCTGGGCTCCGTTTTGTGCGAATACCTCGGCGTCACCCCGCGGTTCAACGCTTCGATGGTCGTGGGTGGCGCCAGCCCGGCGATCATGCTCAAGCATGCCGCCGAAGCCATTGCAAGCGGGCAGGCCGAAACGATTCTGGTGTGTGCGGGCGAGAACCGCGCCACCGGCCAGACGCGCGACGCGACGATCGCCACGTTGATGGCGGTCGGCCATCCGTATTTCGAGCAGCCCTACGGAACATCCATTCCCGGGTTCTACGCCATGATCGCGCAACGCCATATGCACGAATACGGCACCACGCGCGAACAACTGGCCCATGTGGCGGTCAACACGCGCAACCATGCTTTGCTGCACCCCAATGCCCATATGAAAAAACCGTCGACCCTGGAACAGGTGTTGACGGCAAAGCCGATCGCCGATCCGCTGGGCATGCTGGACTGCTGCCTGATTTCCGATGCTGGGGGGGCGTTTATCGTCACTTCCGCGGAACGGGCGGCCGATCTCAAGGCCAAACCCGTTTATCTGCAGGGGATAGGTGAATTCCACACGCACGAACATCTGATGTGCGCGCCGAGCCTGACAGAATTCGGCGCAACCGAATCCGGCCGGACGGCATACGAGATGGCCGGCCTGACACCGGGCGATATCGACCTGGCGGAACTCTACGACTGCTTCACGATCGTCCCCATCCTCGAACTCGAAGAACTGGGGTTCTGCAAGCCCGGCGAGGGCGGCGCCTTCTTTGAAGCGGGGCACGCGCGGATCGGCGGAAAACTGCCCATCAATACTCACGGCGGCATGCTGTCGCATGCGCACGCCGGTGCCGCCGGGGGGCTGTTCGGCATCGTCGAAGCTGTGCGGCAACTGCGCGGCGGCCTCGGTCCGCGCCAGGTCGAGAATGCGGAAGTCGCACTGGTCCACAACGAAGGCGGCATCCTGTCTTCGCACTGCACACTGATTCTCGCCAACGAAAAAGGCTGA
- a CDS encoding Zn-ribbon domain-containing OB-fold protein has protein sequence MSSNLPQPVANADSLPYWNAAREQKLLIRQCKACGAFHFMPRHLCPECWSDDLQWVESKGTGSVYSFSIIRRAPLPAFADKAPYVTALIALDEGPRMVANIVGENALSVKIGDKVRVVFEARGDDGAMVPQFELYGG, from the coding sequence ATGAGCAGCAATCTCCCACAACCCGTAGCCAATGCGGACTCGCTTCCCTATTGGAATGCCGCGCGCGAACAGAAGCTGCTGATACGCCAATGCAAGGCATGCGGCGCCTTTCATTTCATGCCCCGGCATTTATGTCCCGAATGCTGGTCCGACGATCTTCAATGGGTGGAAAGCAAAGGCACCGGAAGCGTATATAGCTTTTCCATCATCCGCCGCGCTCCGCTGCCGGCCTTCGCAGACAAGGCGCCTTACGTCACCGCATTGATCGCGCTGGACGAAGGTCCCCGCATGGTGGCCAACATCGTTGGCGAAAACGCGCTGTCCGTGAAAATCGGCGACAAAGTGCGTGTCGTATTTGAAGCACGTGGCGATGACGGCGCCATGGTTCCCCAGTTTGAACTCTACGGCGGATGA
- a CDS encoding enoyl-CoA hydratase/isomerase family protein, protein MTDLVTTERDGAVLIIRLVNSKSRNSLTLEMRSQIGQAVALAEQDASVRTVFLTGEGPTFCSGGDLQHLKTACDPWTVHRRFRGFSHWLIPLMTLDKPVVVGVNGHAVGGGMGLALTGDVILAGESAQFMSGFFRVGAVPDIAIMYTLPRLIGMAQTRKFLYSGGTFTARQAENLGLVARVVPDADVYNAGLEEARRLAEGPAPVMGLAKTLMARSFETTMTDMLAAEGLGQALAMSHPEFREGLNALIERRPADFIGAPETTQVLSRGEQ, encoded by the coding sequence ATGACCGATCTTGTCACAACGGAACGGGACGGCGCAGTGCTGATCATTCGGCTCGTCAATTCCAAGAGCCGTAATTCATTGACGCTGGAAATGCGATCGCAAATCGGACAGGCCGTGGCGCTGGCCGAACAGGACGCCAGTGTGCGCACCGTTTTCCTTACCGGAGAAGGACCGACCTTCTGCTCGGGAGGAGATCTGCAGCATCTGAAGACCGCCTGCGATCCGTGGACCGTCCATCGACGTTTCCGCGGATTCAGTCATTGGCTGATCCCCCTCATGACGCTGGACAAGCCGGTGGTGGTGGGCGTGAACGGGCATGCCGTAGGTGGCGGCATGGGACTGGCGCTCACGGGCGACGTGATATTGGCCGGGGAAAGCGCTCAATTCATGTCCGGATTTTTCCGTGTCGGCGCGGTTCCCGATATTGCGATCATGTACACGCTGCCCCGCCTGATCGGCATGGCGCAAACCAGGAAATTCCTGTACAGCGGCGGCACGTTTACCGCTCGGCAAGCGGAGAACCTGGGACTGGTGGCCCGGGTCGTACCGGACGCCGACGTCTATAACGCGGGCCTGGAAGAAGCGCGGCGGCTGGCGGAAGGCCCCGCGCCGGTCATGGGCCTGGCCAAGACGCTGATGGCCCGAAGCTTCGAAACGACGATGACAGACATGCTCGCCGCCGAAGGCCTGGGACAGGCGCTCGCCATGTCCCATCCTGAATTCCGGGAAGGCCTGAACGCCCTCATCGAGCGGCGTCCGGCCGATTTCATCGGTGCTCCCGAAACAACACAAGTACTCAGCCGAGGTGAACAATGA
- a CDS encoding DUF4286 family protein has product MNEVHADHSGKPPGLLIVMHDIPAELDSALNHWYHSEHLSERLGLPGFQSVRRYQATENQPSYMVVYKCDSIDALITPEYRHLIDNPTKSTLEIMPRMRQVIRAACRETWTTGRNIGGTAIVAQCKAVDGQQDRARRFIQEQLAQRLREDGSMVSLSLWEADPEITLATTSDTAQRTGPDHYVDWVLMIEGYDTARLSLALHSEALQSDSKRDGLLIGTLKRYNLMCIYHAQS; this is encoded by the coding sequence ATGAACGAAGTACACGCCGATCACTCCGGCAAACCGCCCGGCTTGCTGATAGTCATGCATGATATTCCAGCGGAACTGGATTCAGCGCTCAATCATTGGTATCACAGCGAACATCTCTCCGAGCGGCTCGGATTGCCCGGATTCCAGTCGGTGCGCCGCTATCAGGCGACGGAAAACCAGCCCTCGTACATGGTCGTATACAAATGCGACAGTATCGATGCATTGATAACGCCGGAATACCGTCACCTGATCGACAACCCGACGAAATCCACACTGGAGATCATGCCCCGCATGCGGCAGGTCATCCGGGCGGCTTGCCGGGAAACCTGGACAACGGGCAGGAACATAGGCGGCACGGCGATCGTGGCGCAATGCAAGGCGGTGGACGGCCAGCAGGACCGGGCTCGCCGTTTCATACAAGAACAGCTGGCTCAGCGCTTAAGGGAAGACGGCAGCATGGTCTCGCTTTCCCTGTGGGAGGCCGACCCGGAAATCACCCTGGCCACCACATCGGACACGGCGCAGCGAACCGGGCCCGATCACTACGTCGACTGGGTGCTGATGATCGAGGGCTACGATACGGCTCGCCTTTCTCTGGCCCTGCACAGCGAGGCCCTGCAATCCGACAGCAAGCGCGATGGGCTATTGATCGGCACACTGAAACGATACAACCTCATGTGCATCTATCACGCACAGTCTTGA
- a CDS encoding Bug family tripartite tricarboxylate transporter substrate binding protein — protein sequence MTISLTRTLANLLTVAGVLLPIPASQAAGDYPGKPVRLIVPFAAGGPTDALARALADKMSQKLGEKVIVENKPGAGGNIGTAMAAKSTPDGYTIVVATNGPLTVNKLIFEDTSYDPQKELSPVALVSLLPNILAVHPSVPANDVPSLIALLKKNPGKYSYGSGGTATSSHFSGALFSTMAGVKMTHIPYKGDGGSMPDAVGGQIPIVFGSVFATKRYIDPGLLKGLAVTSKRRVPIVKDIPTMAEMGLPGYDLTAWYGIAVPAGTPTPIVDKLNSVIVDILQMPDFRNTVESMGGIPANANTPAEFGDFIQSEIPKWTKLVEESGIKAQ from the coding sequence ATGACGATTTCATTGACAAGGACACTTGCCAACCTGCTGACAGTGGCGGGGGTGCTGTTGCCCATCCCCGCCTCGCAAGCCGCGGGCGATTATCCCGGCAAACCCGTTCGCCTGATCGTTCCCTTTGCGGCGGGCGGCCCGACGGATGCGCTGGCCCGGGCCTTGGCGGACAAGATGTCCCAGAAACTGGGCGAAAAGGTCATCGTCGAAAACAAACCCGGCGCGGGAGGAAACATCGGCACGGCGATGGCGGCGAAATCCACGCCCGACGGCTACACCATCGTCGTGGCAACGAACGGCCCTCTGACTGTCAACAAGCTGATTTTCGAAGACACCTCCTACGACCCGCAGAAGGAGCTCTCGCCTGTCGCGCTCGTCTCGCTGCTGCCCAATATCCTCGCCGTGCACCCGAGCGTTCCCGCCAACGATGTCCCGTCCTTGATCGCATTGCTCAAGAAGAATCCTGGCAAATACAGCTATGGATCGGGCGGTACGGCAACCAGCTCCCATTTTTCCGGCGCGTTGTTCTCAACGATGGCCGGCGTCAAGATGACGCATATTCCTTACAAGGGCGATGGAGGATCCATGCCCGATGCGGTCGGCGGACAAATTCCCATCGTGTTCGGAAGCGTTTTCGCAACCAAGCGCTATATCGACCCGGGCTTGCTGAAAGGACTGGCCGTGACCTCCAAGCGCCGGGTACCCATCGTAAAAGATATCCCCACCATGGCCGAGATGGGACTGCCCGGCTACGATTTGACGGCGTGGTACGGTATTGCCGTCCCCGCCGGAACCCCCACGCCGATTGTGGACAAGCTGAACAGCGTTATCGTCGACATTCTGCAGATGCCGGACTTCCGAAACACCGTCGAATCGATGGGAGGCATCCCTGCCAATGCCAACACGCCGGCGGAATTCGGAGACTTTATTCAGTCGGAAATACCCAAGTGGACCAAGCTGGTCGAGGAATCCGGCATCAAGGCGCAATAA